A genomic segment from Lasioglossum baleicum chromosome 5, iyLasBale1, whole genome shotgun sequence encodes:
- the LOC143208735 gene encoding UDP-glucosyltransferase 2: MRGLCLLFLAAISLIPRFSVGFNILGICPSTSYSHQQPFQALMKALAARGHKVTVISTIPSKKPIDNYEDVDLSFTYQKNDCTGLRHMGPYTILRKNTREANELCEKQLFSPAIDGLISTNRTFDAVIIEQLWFQCYYALVKHYNWPVLIGFLSVGNLPYVMDSVGNPDDPQLNPDMAYPFTNRMSLLERVENVLYTTWTRIYYRHWHLPRAQKIVNKWTSGVSVEDVDRNFSLVILGNNHVFGYPKPLLPNVIEVHSLQITGKQEALPKEIQEFLDNAKHGAIYFSLGSNLQTHQLPAGPLTALCNALSSLKQRVLWKDAGDMAIHPANIKFVKWAPQQAVLAHPKVMAYVMQGGLQSLQEAVHYSVPVVAIPFFGDQLFNARKILDAGIGLTLNIDTITEESIARTLTDVIENKTYYNNIRTMSEIIKDELVKPMDRAVWNVEHVIKFPKWGHMRYHGHHVSMVDYYGTIVILIMPLILLSSWICYRIFQTGEKIVINRHPYHSNLKYE, from the exons ATGCGTGGACTTTGTTTGTTATTTCTCGCGGCGATCTCGCTGATCCCAAGATTCTCTGTTGGATTCAACATCCTCGGGATTTGTCCCAGCACCAGCTACAGCCACCAGCAACCTTTTCAAGCACTGATGAAAGCTCTGGCAGCTCGGGGACACAAAGTCACTGTGATATCTACTATACCCTCGAAG AAGCCGATCGACAACTACGAGGACGTCGACTTGTCCTTCACTTACCAAAAGAACGACTGCACCGGCCTGAG GCACATGGGACCGTACACCATTCTGCGGAAGAACACGCGAGAGGCAAACGAGCTGTGCGAGAAGCAACTGTTCAGCCCGGCGATCGACGGCCTAATCTC GACGAACAGAACGTTCGACGCGGTGATCATAGAGCAGCTATGGTTCCAGTGTTATTACGCCCTAGTCAAGCATTACAATTGGCCGGTGCTGATCGGATTCCTGAGCGTTGGGAACCTGCCGTACGTGATGGACTCGGTCG GGAATCCAGATGACCCGCAGTTGAATCCAGACATGGCGTACCCATTCACAAATCGGATGTCCCTTCTCGAACGTGTCGAGAACGTTCTCTATACCACCTGGACCAGGATATACTACAGACACTGGCACTTGCCGAGGGCGCAAAAGATTGTTAACAAGTGGACGTCGGGAGTCTCGGTCGAGGACGTCGACAGGAACTTCAGTCTCGTGATACTGGGAAACAATCACGTGTTCGGCTACCCGAAGCCTCTGCTGCCGAACGTGATCGAAGTTCACAGTCTGCAGATCACTGGGAAGCAGGAAGCCCTGCCCAAG GAAATCCAAGAATTCCTGGACAACGCGAAACACGGAGCCATCTACTTCTCCCTAGGCTCGAACCTGCAAACTCATCAGCTGCCAGCCGGTCCTTTGACCGCGCTCTGCAACGCGCTCAGCTCGCTCAAGCAAAGAGTTTTATGGAAGGACGCCGGAGACATGGCCATTCATCCAGCTAACATTAAATTTGTGAAGTGGGCGCCGCAGCAAGCGGTTTTAG CACATCCGAAAGTGATGGCGTACGTGATGCAAGGCGGATTGCAATCGTTACAGGAGGCAGTGCACTATTCTGTGCCGGTAGTCGCCATTCCCTTTTTCGGGGATCAACTTTTCAACGCACGTAAAATCCTGGACGCCGGTATCGGACTTACATTGAACATCGATACCATCACCGAGGAGTCCATCGCGCGGACTCTCACCGACGTTATAGAAAATAAAAC GTATTATAACAACATTAGAACTATGTCGGAGATCATAAAGGACGAATTAGTGAAGCCGATGGACCGAGCTGTTTGGAATGTGGAGCACGtgatcaaatttccaaaatggGGACACATGCGTTACCACGGACACCATGTTTCAATGGTCGATTATTATGGGACTATCGTGATTTTAATTATGCCGTTGATATTACTGTCTTCGTGGATATgttatcgaatttttcaaacgggggaaaaaattgttataaatcgTCATCCATATCACTCGAATTTGAAATACGAATAG